In Oscillatoria acuminata PCC 6304, a single window of DNA contains:
- a CDS encoding PAS domain S-box protein, translated as MNLGPIHIVEKNSLMIAPDTGVSEAVTLMSQQRVSCALVVDNHQLVGILTERDVVRMTAEAIDLNTVKVAAIMTPDPVRIVVSSALEIFSVLSTLRQHKIRHLPAIDESGNILGVITQNSIRKVLQPTDLLKFQKVYQVMSDRVIHLPQTAGLWEITQQMTQSQVSCIVIVEDTDEQETIPMGIITERDIVNFRALNLNLAEWVASQVMSTPLFPIKTGDSLWDAHQLMENNGIRRLVVVNEAGNLTGILTQTSLLEALDPIEMYRTLEVLQEQVNRRVIEVNQVNERLQEEITLREQELQERSRLEAELKAQNAQLQAEIGDRIRVEAALAQREREFRALVEHAPDLIWRFNREFRYLYANPSSESLFGIPSGEILGKTIEELGFPDAVLSQWIEVLQQASETGTEQTLECAVPRRDGVKWWFARIVPELGNNGEVESILAIVRDISDRKQTEQERLQLLDLEQTARAEAEAATNRVRNILESITDAFFSLDSNWRFTYINSQAQVLFQRSQEELLGQSLWVEFPEARHGRFYEEYHRVVTENISREFLEFYPPLNRWFEIHAYPAKDGISVYFEDVTEQIRAEASLKESEQFLRSIYEGVETAIFIVDVLTDGTFRYFDSNPTHERIWQISAEEMSGITPEQLLHQAVADEVMQRYQHCIETRERITYEEKLTLEGQESWWLTHLSPIFDSSDRIYRLIGTSFNITDRKQAEIALEQQLKREQLLNAIQERIRSSLNLEEVLTTAAHEVRQFLSNDRLLIYRVDPDGTGIVVTHSSDPLAPEINGNTFPQETFSQEERDRYAQGEIVAIADTELVKHLPCLAALIKTLKIKAKLVIPILKEQNLWGLLIAHHCQGPREWHPSEIESLRSIAGQLAIAVQQSTLFEQAKAELIERQKAEEALQTSQRFVQNIADTSPNLLYIYDILEQRNIYVNREIVEMLGYSDEEISNLGNNLLPALIHPDDLGKIPEHFQNLSQAQEGDVFELEYRMRTIQGEWRNVLVRETIFTRTKNGAVKQLLGTATDITKIKQSEAALRESAEREKAVASAVQRIRQSLDLGTIFAATTEELQGCLTCDIVAIYRFNPDYSGEFVSEAITSQRVSVLQRNRQSLHLSAQPASGENCQMQALINSCLEWQDTHLIQTKGDAFNRDENCLVVEDIYQRNFSPCYLARLEEFQVRAYIIVPIFCGSKLWGLLAAYESDRPRQWQPSDHKIVIQIGNQLGVALQQAELLEQTQKQSDALQKAAIAADAANQAKSEFLANMSHELRTPLNAILGFTQLMNRNSSLSPQHQEYLKIINQAGEHLLSLINDILEMSKIEAGRTVLNPTSFHLISLLRNLEAMLKVQAQSKGLELNFELDSNLPGMIMSDESKLRQVLINILGNAIKFTNSGRVTLRAQLEPDVNNNSLNKSPIFSETPSILGIEIADTGSGIAPEEMNHLFEPFSQTETGRKSQQGTGLGLPISRKFIQLMGGDIHVSSTVGVGTVFSFEIQIVPINETLEPPTPTPRQVIGLDCDQECYRILVVDDAVNNRRFLVTLLSEIGFEVLEAENGQEAIALWSSWDPHLICMDMQMPVLDGYQATQQIKASRKGQDTVIIALTASAFEEERKGILSCGCDDFLHKPFREEVLFEKISTHLGIRYRYAPEIPHSPQVLSSRPNLLNRDEIKSYLFQMPPNFVTELYQFASQGYDEGIFELLKFIPEESSPLAQTLRELTKNFDFELIIELTEQEEA; from the coding sequence ATGAATTTAGGCCCGATTCATATTGTTGAAAAAAACTCGTTAATGATCGCGCCAGATACCGGGGTAAGTGAGGCAGTCACCCTCATGAGTCAACAGCGAGTTAGTTGTGCATTAGTCGTGGATAATCATCAGTTAGTCGGCATTTTGACCGAACGAGATGTGGTCAGAATGACCGCCGAAGCGATCGACCTCAACACCGTCAAAGTTGCAGCAATTATGACCCCCGATCCGGTCCGGATCGTGGTTTCCTCAGCTTTGGAGATTTTTTCCGTATTATCAACTCTGCGCCAGCACAAAATTCGCCACTTACCGGCGATTGATGAGTCGGGAAATATCCTGGGAGTGATTACCCAAAACAGTATCCGCAAAGTCCTTCAACCCACCGATTTATTAAAATTCCAGAAAGTCTATCAGGTGATGAGCGATCGCGTGATTCACTTACCCCAGACTGCTGGTTTGTGGGAAATTACCCAACAAATGACCCAGAGTCAGGTCAGTTGTATTGTCATTGTCGAAGACACCGATGAACAAGAAACTATCCCGATGGGGATTATTACCGAACGGGATATTGTTAACTTTCGGGCTTTAAATTTAAACTTAGCAGAATGGGTGGCATCCCAGGTCATGAGTACCCCATTGTTCCCGATTAAAACTGGGGATTCCTTGTGGGATGCTCATCAATTAATGGAAAACAATGGAATTCGCCGCTTAGTCGTGGTGAATGAAGCGGGAAATTTAACCGGGATACTGACTCAAACCAGCCTGTTAGAAGCCCTCGACCCGATTGAAATGTACAGGACCTTAGAGGTATTACAAGAGCAAGTCAATCGCCGAGTAATTGAGGTGAATCAGGTGAACGAACGCCTCCAGGAAGAAATTACACTTCGAGAACAGGAATTGCAGGAACGGTCCCGACTTGAGGCGGAATTGAAAGCGCAAAATGCCCAATTGCAGGCTGAAATTGGCGATCGCATTCGAGTCGAAGCAGCCCTCGCCCAACGAGAACGAGAATTTCGAGCCTTAGTCGAACACGCGCCGGATTTAATTTGGCGGTTTAATCGCGAGTTTCGCTATCTCTATGCCAACCCCTCCTCGGAAAGTTTATTCGGCATTCCTAGTGGGGAAATTTTGGGCAAAACCATTGAAGAATTAGGGTTTCCTGATGCCGTATTATCCCAGTGGATTGAGGTGCTGCAACAAGCCTCTGAAACGGGGACTGAACAGACCCTCGAATGTGCAGTGCCTAGACGGGATGGGGTGAAATGGTGGTTTGCCCGGATTGTCCCCGAGTTGGGAAACAATGGGGAAGTGGAATCGATTTTAGCCATTGTCCGAGATATCAGCGATCGCAAACAGACTGAACAAGAACGCTTGCAACTGCTCGATCTCGAACAAACCGCCCGCGCCGAAGCTGAAGCTGCCACAAATCGGGTCAGGAATATCCTAGAAAGCATTACCGATGCCTTTTTTTCTCTCGATTCCAATTGGCGATTTACCTATATTAATTCTCAAGCCCAGGTACTCTTTCAAAGAAGCCAAGAAGAACTTCTCGGGCAAAGTCTCTGGGTAGAATTTCCCGAAGCGCGGCACGGTAGATTTTATGAAGAATACCACCGAGTTGTTACGGAAAACATTAGCCGGGAATTCCTGGAATTTTATCCCCCCCTGAATCGCTGGTTTGAAATTCATGCTTATCCTGCCAAAGACGGAATCTCGGTGTATTTTGAAGATGTCACCGAGCAGATTCGAGCCGAAGCCTCCCTGAAAGAAAGCGAACAGTTTTTACGCAGTATCTATGAAGGCGTAGAAACGGCCATTTTTATTGTGGATGTCTTGACCGATGGCACATTTCGTTACTTTGATAGTAATCCCACCCATGAACGGATTTGGCAGATTTCTGCGGAAGAAATGAGCGGGATCACTCCAGAACAGCTATTGCATCAAGCCGTCGCCGATGAGGTGATGCAGCGGTATCAGCATTGCATCGAAACTAGAGAACGGATAACTTATGAAGAAAAGTTGACTTTAGAGGGCCAAGAGAGTTGGTGGCTGACCCATTTAAGCCCAATTTTTGACAGTAGCGATCGCATTTATCGTCTAATTGGCACAAGTTTTAACATCACCGATCGCAAGCAAGCAGAAATCGCCCTAGAACAACAACTCAAGCGCGAGCAATTACTGAATGCCATTCAGGAGCGGATTCGTTCCTCCTTGAATTTAGAAGAAGTATTAACAACGGCTGCCCACGAAGTTCGCCAATTTTTATCCAACGATCGCCTGTTAATTTACCGAGTTGATCCCGATGGCACTGGCATCGTAGTAACCCACTCCTCCGACCCCCTTGCTCCTGAGATTAACGGGAATACTTTTCCCCAGGAAACCTTTAGTCAAGAGGAACGAGACCGTTACGCTCAGGGGGAAATTGTAGCCATTGCAGATACCGAATTGGTCAAACATTTACCTTGTCTAGCGGCGTTAATCAAAACCCTCAAGATTAAGGCTAAACTGGTGATTCCAATTTTAAAAGAGCAAAATTTGTGGGGTTTACTAATTGCCCATCATTGCCAAGGTCCCCGAGAATGGCATCCTTCGGAGATAGAATCCCTGCGCTCTATTGCCGGACAACTGGCGATCGCTGTTCAACAATCCACCTTATTTGAACAAGCCAAGGCTGAACTGATTGAGCGCCAAAAAGCCGAAGAAGCCTTGCAAACCAGCCAACGCTTCGTGCAGAACATCGCCGATACTTCTCCCAACCTCTTATATATTTACGATATTTTAGAACAGCGGAACATTTATGTCAACCGAGAAATTGTCGAAATGTTGGGGTATTCGGACGAAGAAATTTCCAACTTAGGCAATAATTTGTTACCTGCCCTGATTCACCCCGATGACTTAGGCAAAATTCCCGAACATTTTCAAAACCTCTCTCAAGCTCAAGAGGGAGACGTTTTTGAACTGGAATATCGAATGAGAACGATTCAGGGAGAATGGCGCAATGTTTTAGTCCGAGAAACGATTTTTACCCGAACAAAAAATGGAGCCGTTAAGCAACTGTTAGGCACAGCCACCGATATTACCAAAATCAAGCAAAGTGAAGCTGCCTTGCGGGAAAGTGCCGAACGGGAAAAGGCAGTCGCTTCCGCAGTCCAGCGGATTCGTCAATCCCTGGATTTAGGGACAATTTTTGCGGCTACAACGGAAGAATTGCAAGGATGTTTAACCTGTGACATTGTTGCTATTTACCGTTTTAATCCGGACTATAGTGGAGAATTTGTCTCCGAAGCTATTACATCACAACGGGTTTCCGTCTTGCAAAGAAACCGCCAATCTCTGCATCTATCCGCGCAACCGGCGTCCGGGGAAAATTGCCAGATGCAAGCTCTAATTAATTCTTGCTTAGAATGGCAAGATACCCATCTGATCCAGACTAAAGGGGATGCTTTTAACCGAGACGAGAATTGCTTAGTGGTGGAAGACATTTATCAACGCAACTTTAGTCCTTGTTATTTAGCCAGATTAGAGGAATTTCAGGTTAGAGCGTACATCATTGTCCCGATTTTTTGCGGGTCCAAACTGTGGGGATTGTTAGCCGCTTACGAAAGCGATCGCCCGAGACAGTGGCAACCGAGCGATCACAAGATTGTCATCCAAATAGGCAATCAATTGGGAGTTGCCTTGCAGCAAGCCGAATTGCTCGAACAAACCCAGAAGCAATCAGACGCCCTCCAAAAAGCGGCGATCGCAGCAGATGCGGCTAACCAAGCTAAAAGTGAATTTTTGGCAAACATGAGTCACGAATTGCGAACCCCACTCAATGCGATTCTGGGATTTACCCAATTGATGAATCGCAATTCTTCCTTAAGCCCCCAGCACCAGGAATACTTAAAAATTATCAATCAAGCTGGAGAACATTTACTCTCCTTAATTAATGATATTCTGGAAATGTCAAAAATTGAAGCGGGGAGAACCGTATTAAACCCGACTTCATTTCATTTAATTTCTTTACTCAGAAACCTAGAAGCAATGCTTAAGGTTCAAGCTCAAAGTAAAGGCTTGGAGCTAAATTTTGAGTTAGATAGTAACCTGCCTGGAATGATCATGTCTGACGAAAGCAAATTGCGTCAGGTTTTAATTAATATTTTAGGGAATGCTATCAAATTTACGAACTCGGGTCGGGTAACATTGCGGGCCCAGCTAGAACCTGATGTCAACAACAATTCCCTGAATAAATCCCCGATTTTCTCGGAAACGCCATCAATCCTCGGTATTGAAATCGCAGATACCGGATCCGGCATAGCGCCCGAAGAAATGAATCATCTATTTGAACCCTTTTCCCAAACTGAAACCGGGCGTAAATCCCAGCAAGGCACAGGATTGGGGTTGCCCATTAGTCGCAAATTTATCCAATTAATGGGAGGAGATATTCACGTCAGCAGCACCGTGGGAGTGGGGACGGTGTTTAGCTTTGAGATTCAAATTGTGCCAATCAACGAGACCCTAGAACCTCCGACTCCAACTCCTAGACAAGTGATTGGGTTAGACTGTGATCAGGAATGCTATCGAATTTTAGTCGTTGATGATGCAGTTAACAATCGGCGGTTTTTAGTGACCCTCCTTTCCGAGATTGGGTTTGAAGTGCTTGAAGCAGAAAATGGTCAAGAGGCGATCGCCCTCTGGTCCAGTTGGGACCCCCATTTGATTTGTATGGATATGCAGATGCCCGTCCTAGACGGCTATCAAGCAACCCAACAGATTAAAGCCAGCCGGAAAGGGCAGGATACGGTGATTATTGCCCTCACAGCCAGCGCTTTTGAAGAAGAACGAAAAGGGATTTTGTCTTGCGGTTGTGATGACTTTCTGCACAAACCCTTTCGAGAAGAAGTCCTCTTTGAAAAAATATCCACTCATCTAGGGATTCGCTATCGTTATGCACCAGAAATTCCTCACAGTCCTCAAGTATTATCGTCCAGACCCAACCTTTTAAATCGAGATGAAATCAAAAGTTATTTATTTCAAATGCCTCCGAATTTTGTCACAGAGCTTTATCAATTCGCTTCTCAAGGTTACGATGAAGGAATTTTTGAACTGCTAAAATTTATTCCTGAAGAAAGTAGCCCTCTGGCTCAAACTTTGAGAGAATTAACTAAAAATTTTGATTTTGAACTGATTATTGAATTAACTGAACAGGAGGAGGCATGA
- a CDS encoding glycoside hydrolase family 24 protein has protein sequence MNQDSLKTPIPPDCEVIQLWLQQQPPHQRRDRRLWVREFLAFVRKPLAAVTLVDVRAFAQTLAARRIPPEQAQARLFVLKSLFAYGYHQGQLPINIPLQHWPKVRVKRPSPSGSAILTGVLSNLKSTFRQRFGRGPRKPATLQKQAAFWGGVCLAGVALAIPAHFNSQAETTEEVTIPQPALQVRRQTVASLKAAHVQAFLDTIAWAEGTAGPNAYRMQFTGTQFSGFQDHPREIKCGSSYGSRLCSDAAGKYQFLSTTWDRMAKKIGASDFSPANQDRAAIALLDEYGVLEDIEAGAFAYAAIQLIPVWPSFQDVGNGDRTRAIARLERVYEQKLRKHSFEPAAFRIQN, from the coding sequence ATGAACCAAGACAGTCTAAAAACTCCAATCCCCCCCGACTGCGAGGTGATTCAACTCTGGTTGCAACAACAGCCTCCCCATCAACGCCGCGATCGCCGTTTATGGGTGAGAGAGTTTTTAGCTTTTGTCAGAAAACCCCTGGCGGCGGTTACCTTAGTCGATGTCCGGGCTTTTGCTCAAACCCTCGCCGCCCGTCGCATCCCACCGGAACAAGCTCAAGCGCGATTATTCGTACTCAAGTCTCTGTTTGCCTATGGGTATCATCAGGGGCAGTTGCCAATAAATATTCCCCTCCAACATTGGCCCAAAGTCCGGGTTAAGAGACCCTCGCCTTCGGGTTCAGCAATTCTCACCGGGGTGCTCTCTAATTTAAAATCCACCTTCAGACAGAGATTTGGGCGAGGGCCCCGAAAACCTGCGACCCTTCAGAAGCAGGCAGCGTTCTGGGGTGGAGTCTGTTTAGCGGGGGTGGCGTTGGCAATTCCCGCCCATTTCAACTCTCAAGCGGAAACTACGGAAGAGGTCACAATTCCCCAGCCGGCACTCCAAGTTCGACGCCAGACGGTGGCAAGTCTCAAGGCTGCTCATGTTCAGGCTTTTCTGGATACGATCGCCTGGGCTGAAGGCACTGCCGGTCCCAACGCCTATCGGATGCAGTTTACCGGGACCCAGTTTTCTGGTTTTCAGGATCATCCCCGAGAAATCAAGTGTGGGTCCAGCTACGGGTCCCGGCTTTGTTCCGATGCCGCAGGCAAGTACCAGTTTCTGAGTACCACTTGGGACCGCATGGCTAAAAAAATAGGCGCATCTGATTTCTCCCCCGCCAATCAAGACCGCGCCGCGATCGCCTTGTTGGATGAATATGGGGTGTTAGAAGATATTGAGGCCGGTGCGTTTGCCTATGCGGCGATCCAGTTGATTCCGGTCTGGCCTTCCTTTCAGGATGTGGGCAATGGCGATCGCACCCGGGCGATCGCCCGGTTGGAACGGGTGTATGAGCAGAAATTACGGAAGCATTCTTTTGAGCCCGCCGCGTTCCGGATCCAAAATTAG
- a CDS encoding ABC-F family ATP-binding cassette domain-containing protein — MSIFTLQSVKKDFGIKEILRDASFSLNPTDKVGLIGTNGSGKSTLLKMIARLEPVDGGQILVNSGVRIVYLPQQPDLDENRTVLEQVFADCGDRMNLVREYEDLSHKIARNPEDGPLMARLSEVMHQMESSGAWELETQAKIILTQLGIEDFDAQIGTLSGGYRKRIALAAALLSDPDVLLMDEPTNHLDAISVEWLQSYLNSFRGAILLITHDRYFLDRVTNRIIELDRGELYTYDGNYSYYLEKKALAEEAAASQERKHYGVLRRELEWLSRGPKARSTKQKARIGRAMDLQDKEFKQSLGKVEISTASRRIGKKAIELENVSKAYGDRTLIQDFSYKFSPDDRIGIIGKNGIGKSTLLDIITGRLAPDSGTVEIGSTIHIGYFDQHCDDLLDAADQNQRAIEYVKEEAELVQTADGLQITASQMLERFLFPPNQQYLPIHKLSGGEKRRLFLLRVLMSAPNILILDEPTNDLDVQTLSVLEDYLEDFNGCAIVVSHDRYFLDRTVNTIFALEEGGNLRQYPGNYTVYLDYQKAEAVEAARQATANQNEKKPDSQTATVDKSERVSWDKNRQRKLSSKEKREYQQLETKIAEMEAEKAATEKALYHAEPGAVTEVQKLHQKVQDLAHEIEVATERWMELAEIESASSSN; from the coding sequence ATGAGCATCTTTACCCTGCAATCCGTCAAAAAAGATTTTGGCATTAAAGAAATCCTCCGGGATGCCAGCTTTAGCCTCAATCCCACCGATAAAGTTGGCTTGATCGGCACAAATGGATCTGGCAAATCTACCCTATTGAAAATGATTGCCCGCTTAGAACCCGTGGATGGGGGGCAAATCTTAGTCAATTCTGGGGTGAGAATCGTGTATCTCCCGCAGCAACCGGATCTCGATGAAAACCGGACGGTATTAGAACAGGTTTTTGCCGACTGTGGCGATCGCATGAACCTGGTCCGTGAATATGAGGACCTCAGTCACAAAATCGCCCGCAACCCAGAAGATGGACCATTGATGGCGCGGTTATCCGAAGTCATGCACCAGATGGAAAGCAGTGGTGCATGGGAACTGGAAACCCAAGCCAAAATTATCCTGACTCAGTTAGGAATCGAAGATTTTGACGCCCAAATTGGGACCCTTTCTGGGGGATACCGCAAACGGATCGCCCTGGCTGCCGCTTTACTCAGCGATCCCGATGTGCTGCTGATGGATGAACCAACTAACCATCTGGATGCGATTTCCGTGGAGTGGTTACAGAGTTACTTGAACAGCTTTCGCGGGGCAATTTTGCTGATTACCCACGATCGCTATTTTCTCGATCGCGTTACCAATCGGATTATCGAACTCGATCGCGGCGAACTTTACACTTACGACGGAAATTATTCTTATTATTTAGAAAAAAAAGCCCTCGCCGAAGAAGCAGCAGCCAGTCAGGAACGCAAACATTATGGGGTATTGCGCCGGGAATTAGAATGGCTCAGTCGCGGACCTAAAGCCCGCAGTACCAAGCAAAAAGCTCGGATTGGTCGGGCGATGGATCTCCAGGATAAGGAGTTTAAACAGAGTTTAGGGAAGGTGGAAATTTCTACCGCCAGTCGGCGGATTGGCAAGAAGGCGATCGAGCTAGAAAATGTTAGTAAAGCCTATGGCGATCGCACCCTAATCCAGGACTTTTCCTATAAATTTAGTCCTGATGATCGCATCGGGATTATCGGCAAAAATGGCATCGGCAAATCTACCTTACTGGATATCATTACCGGACGCCTTGCCCCGGATTCGGGAACCGTAGAGATTGGTAGTACCATCCATATTGGATATTTTGACCAACATTGTGATGATTTACTCGATGCTGCGGATCAAAATCAACGGGCGATCGAGTACGTCAAGGAAGAAGCGGAATTAGTCCAAACTGCCGATGGACTGCAAATTACCGCATCCCAAATGTTAGAACGGTTTCTGTTCCCCCCGAATCAACAATATTTACCCATTCATAAACTCTCTGGGGGAGAAAAACGGCGACTGTTTTTACTGCGCGTCTTGATGAGTGCCCCAAATATTCTCATTTTGGACGAACCCACCAATGACTTAGATGTGCAGACGTTATCTGTTTTAGAAGATTACCTGGAAGACTTTAACGGATGTGCGATCGTCGTCTCCCACGATCGCTATTTTCTCGATCGCACCGTCAATACCATTTTTGCCTTAGAAGAAGGTGGAAACCTCCGGCAGTATCCCGGCAACTATACGGTTTATCTCGACTACCAAAAAGCCGAAGCCGTCGAAGCTGCACGTCAGGCAACAGCCAACCAAAACGAGAAAAAACCAGACTCCCAAACCGCCACCGTTGACAAGTCTGAACGGGTCAGTTGGGATAAAAATCGCCAGCGCAAACTTTCCTCCAAGGAAAAGCGAGAATATCAGCAACTCGAAACTAAAATTGCGGAAATGGAAGCGGAAAAAGCCGCCACGGAAAAAGCCCTCTATCATGCCGAACCCGGGGCCGTCACCGAAGTGCAAAAACTCCATCAAAAGGTCCAAGATTTGGCTCATGAAATTGAAGTAGCCACAGAACGATGGATGGAATTGGCTGAAATAGAAAGTGCTTCTTCTAGTAACTAA
- a CDS encoding transcription activator — translation MTITCQEILKNHQPLWQEATVHPFLEGCKQGTITPEQFNTWLVQDYQFVVEFTRMLARILSVAPLHHFDVLLGGLIALKDELNWFQVKAAERNLSLDVAKQRTCEEYSQFLANLARTPYAVQATGLWAVELAYNQGWQLPGPMPEPYTEFADRWGNPGFTDYVKLLEQQADEMLSNASPEVQKEAEQTVITVAQFEKAFWQMAFNAT, via the coding sequence ATGACCATCACCTGTCAAGAAATTCTGAAAAACCATCAACCACTTTGGCAGGAAGCCACGGTGCATCCGTTTCTGGAGGGGTGTAAACAAGGCACCATTACCCCAGAGCAATTTAATACTTGGCTGGTGCAGGATTATCAATTTGTGGTGGAATTTACGCGGATGTTAGCCCGGATTTTATCCGTTGCGCCTCTCCATCATTTTGATGTCCTGTTAGGAGGATTAATCGCCCTGAAAGATGAATTGAATTGGTTTCAAGTCAAAGCTGCCGAACGGAATTTATCCTTGGATGTTGCTAAACAGCGCACCTGTGAAGAATACAGCCAGTTTTTAGCAAATTTGGCCCGGACTCCTTATGCCGTGCAAGCAACGGGATTATGGGCTGTGGAGTTGGCTTATAATCAAGGGTGGCAATTGCCCGGACCCATGCCGGAACCCTATACCGAATTTGCCGATCGCTGGGGAAATCCGGGCTTTACCGATTATGTCAAATTGTTAGAACAACAAGCCGATGAAATGCTCAGTAATGCTTCACCGGAGGTTCAGAAAGAAGCTGAACAAACCGTGATTACCGTGGCTCAATTTGAAAAAGCATTTTGGCAAATGGCATTTAATGCCACCTAA
- a CDS encoding peptidylprolyl isomerase produces the protein MPRAIMETDKGTIHLDLFDKDAPNTVDNFTKLSESGFYDGLTFHRVIPNFMIQGGCPNGTGTGGPGYKINCEINPNKHLAGTLSMAHAGRNTGGSQFFICHSPQPHLDGQHTVFGKTEDMDVVNSIRAGDKILSVKIEKD, from the coding sequence ATGCCTCGTGCCATTATGGAAACCGACAAAGGAACGATTCATCTGGATCTGTTCGATAAAGATGCCCCGAATACGGTAGATAATTTTACCAAATTATCTGAAAGTGGGTTTTATGATGGATTAACCTTCCATCGGGTGATTCCCAATTTCATGATCCAAGGGGGATGTCCCAATGGAACAGGAACAGGGGGTCCGGGTTATAAAATCAATTGTGAAATTAACCCCAATAAACATCTAGCGGGTACATTATCAATGGCCCATGCAGGACGCAATACCGGGGGAAGTCAATTCTTTATTTGTCACTCTCCCCAACCCCATTTAGATGGACAACATACCGTTTTTGGTAAAACCGAAGATATGGATGTCGTCAACTCTATTCGGGCTGGAGATAAAATCCTATCGGTTAAAATCGAGAAAGACTAA